One window from the genome of Salvia miltiorrhiza cultivar Shanhuang (shh) chromosome 7, IMPLAD_Smil_shh, whole genome shotgun sequence encodes:
- the LOC130991284 gene encoding TNF receptor-associated factor homolog 1a-like isoform X2 gives MSGPAAEEPGAGRSFEGDLSEQLQQQRCESGEALAEWRSSDQVENGTPSTSPPYWDSDDDDDGGPKPSDLYGKYTWKIEKFSQINKRELRSNAFEVGGYKWYILIYPQGCDVCNHLSLFLCVANHDKLLPGWSHFAQFTIAVVNKDPKKSKYSDTLHRFWKKEHDWGWKKFMELSKVLDGFIDADNLIIKAQVQVIRERAERPFRCLDCLYRRELVRVYLTNVEQICRRFVEERRGKLGKLIEEKARWSSFCSFWIGMDQTCRRRISREKTETILKVVVKHFFVEKEVTSTLVMDSLYSGLKALEGQYKGKMNKGKYAEGDEIPVPIVQIEKDMFVLVDDVLPLLERAALEPLPPKDEKGPQNRTKDGTLGEEFNKDSIERDERRLTELGRRTIEIFILAHVFNKIEVAYQEAVALKKQEELIREEEAAWLAGIEHRAKRGAVDKEKKSKKKQAKQKRNNCKSKDKGKDDKSLSIVQDKIEQDIRIVKRKDSLVAESELLLEKSDAVEDLSDISDSEECIPEILPPDAEDRDVSPVNWDTDTSEMHPPTESSSSGISGLSSVQNGTEGRSSSVVDDSSSTCSSDSVPSVVISIPQRGNSHYQKNKKSPSRARNHQSKKNLNQAGWVKEEVSPPSKAVLDRVIKVNGSQSSKAVKSLSQVAHHSVRVVIAAEHQMAKDEDADSSRKFLTRSVDVDVSGDKEASLRTSPSKSIPSIAPPKFDLKAKVTGKKSSSNRLIQAERSAMLVSDTQKFATAKLTENLTSHRVHESEKPAIRPVIDTTDKPSPTSMPVISRPLSAPLIPDSVTAVSLVSVVPTAAVLARSVSAAGRLGLEPTAPSTHNHAPQSYRNAIVGGTAAGSLPAFTQNHSASSVVKASVSYSHTPPLVSTPMFSPHSSDWMEPNQSKPSFAFGMMSHHDRLQNRPLWVDSYQSENSRNQPGHCASQLDGMQSYDLYSSSRVRSQDHLQSGISACTTGRQNHVLTDEFPHLDIINDLLDDEHGVGNLSASGPAYQSFSNGSHYLNRHFSFPGDPAMSTSSCRFERMMQSYQDDVLQHSYGGASRDTLGHMIPRASSRPYLNGQIDGLTPNQWQVAGPDLPFPSARTTENNGRLYSMADYQNLTVDVNGYAVFRPSNGF, from the exons ATGAGTGGGCCTGCAGCTGAGGAGCCTGGCGCTGGAAGGTCGTTTGAAGGAGATTTGAGTGAGCAGCTACAGCAGCAGAGGTGTGAGTCTGGAGAAGCTTTGGCAGAATGGAGGTCTTCGGACCAGGTTGAGAATGGAACTCCGTCGACTTCACCCCCTTATTGGGATAGtgacgatgacgatgatggAG GTCCTAAACCATCTGACTTATATGGAAAGTATACTTGGAAAATTGAAAAGTTTTCACAAATTAACAAAAGGGAACTACGGAGCAATGCGTTTGAGGTTGGAGGCTATAAATG GTATATTTTGATTTACCCTCAAGGTTGTGATGTCTGCAATCACCTCTCTTTGTTTCTCTGTGTCGCCAATCATGACAAGCTTCTGCCAG GTTGGAGTCATTTTGCACAGTTCACTATTGCCGTGGTGAACAAAGATCCTAAAAAGTCAAAATATTCTG ATACATTACATCGTTTCTGGAAAAAGGAGCATGACTGGGGATGGAAGAAATTTATGGAGCTGTCAAAggtgttggatggatttattgATGCTGATAATTTGATAATTAAAGCTCAAGTGCAAGTTATAAG GGAGAGGGCAGAACGGCCATTTCGTTGTCTTGATTGTCTGTACAGGAGGGAACTTGTACGGGTATATTTGACAAATGTAGAACAAATATGCCGGCGTTTTGTGGAAGAGCGTCGAGGGAAACTTGGGAAGCTAATAGAAGAGAAAGCTAGATGGTCCAG CTTCTGCTCTTTCTGGATTGGTATGGACCAAACTTGCAGGCGCCGCATATCCCGAGAGAAAACAGAGACAATATTGAAAGTGGTCGTAAAGCATTTCTTTGTAGAGAAGGAAGTCACATCTACCCTTGTTATGGACTCATTGTACAGTGGTCTGAAAGCTCTTGAGGGCCAGTATAAGGGGAAAATGAACAAGGGTAAGTATGCGGAGGGTGATGAAATACCTGTTCCTATCGTTCAAATAGAGAAAGATATGTTTGTCTTGGTGGATGATGTGCTGCCACTGCTTGAGAGGGCTGCTCTGGAACCTTTGCCTCCAAAGGATGAGAAGGGACCTCAAAATCGTACAAAG GATGGGACTTTGGGGGAGGAGTTTAACAAAGATTCTATTGAACGTGATGAGAGGAGACTTACTGAACTGGGTCGCAGGACTATTGAGATATTCATTTTAGCCCATGTATTCAA TAAAATTGAAGTTGCATACCAGGAGGCTGTTGCTCTGAAGAAGCAAGAAGAGCTCATACGTGAAGAGGAGGCAGCTTGGCTTGCTGGGATTGAGCACAGAGCAAAGCGTGGAGCAGTCGATAAGGAAAAGAAATCGAAAAAGAAACAG GCGAAGCAGAAACGAAATAATTGCAAAAGTAAAGACAAGGGAAAGGATGACAAGTCACTCAGTATTGTACAAGACAAAATTGAGCAAGATATACGCATTGTCAAGAGAAAAGACTCATTAGTCGCCGAGTCCGAATTGTTACTTGAAAAGTCCGATGCTGTGGAAGATCTTTCAGATATTTCTGATTCAGAGGAATGTATTCCAGAAATATTACCACCGGATGCAGAAGACCGAGATGTGAGTCCTGTCAATTGGGACACCGATACTTCGGAAATGCATCCTCCCACAGAATCCAGTAGCAGTGGGATTAGTGGACTTTCAAGTGTGCAAAATGGAACAGAAGGCAGAAGTTCATCTGTTGTGGATGATAGCTCATCCACTTGTTCGTCCGACTCAGTTCCTTCCGTTGTCATAAGTATCCCTCAGAGAGGCAATTCCCATTaccagaaaaataaaaaatctcctAGCAG GGcgagaaaccaccaaagcaaaaAAAATTTGAACCAAGCTGGTTGGGTTAAAGAAGAAGTATCTCCTCCATCTAAAGCTGTGCTAGATAGAGTGATTAAAGTTAATGGATCTCAAAGTTCGAAGGCTGTTAAATCTCTGTCTCAGGTGGCTCATCATTCGGTTAGGGTGGTAATTGCGGCTGAGCACCAAATGGCCAAG GACGAAGATGCTGACTCCTCTCGGAAGTTTCTCACCAGAAGTGTGGATGTAGACGTATCTGGGGATAAGGAAGCTTCTCTGCGCACGAGCCCTTCCAAAAGCATTCCATCTATTGCTCCTCCAAAATTTGACTTGAAGGCTAAGGTGACAGGCAAGAAATCATCTTCAAACAGGCTCATCCAAGCTGAGAGATCAGCCATGCTGGTTTCAGATACACAGAAGTTTGCAACGGCAAAGCTCACTGAAAATCTAACCAGTCATCGAGTGCACGAGAGTGAAAAGCCTGCAATACGGCCCGTGATAGATACAACTGACAAGCCTTCACCGACCTCAATGCCAGTTATATCAAGACCCTTGAGTGCCCCTCTAATTCCTGATTCTGTCACTGCTGTTTCTTTGGTTTCCGTTGTCCCGACAGCAGCTGTATTGGCCCGTTCAGTAAGTGCTGCTGGTCGCCTGGGGCTTGAACCTACTGCTCCATCAACTCACAACCATGCTCCACAGTCGTATCGGAATGCAATTGTGGGTGGCACTGCTGCTGGAAGTTTGCCTGCTTTTACTCAGAATCACTCTGCAAGTTCGGTGGTAAAGGCATCAGTTTCGTACTCACACACACCTCCCCTTGTGTCTACGCCCATGTTCTCACCGCATAGCTCTGATTGGATGGAACCAAATCAATCTAAACCAAGTTTTGCATTTGGAATGATGAGTCACCACGATAGATTACAGAACCGACCTCTCTGGGTAGACTCCTATCAGAGCGAAAACAGCAGGAACCAACCCGGTCATTGTGCTTCACAGCTTGATGGTATGCAAAGTTACGATTTATATAGTTCATCACGTGTCAGATCACAGGATCACCTTCAATCTGGGATCTCAGCCTGCACAACCGGTCGTCAGAACCATGTATTGACAGATGAGTTTCCACACCTAGACATCATCAATGACTTGCTTGATGATGAGCATGGAGTTGGAAATTTATCCGCCTCGGGCCCTGCTTATCAAAGTTTCAGCAATGGATCTCACTATTTGAACCGGCATTTCAGCTTCCCCGGCGACCCTGCCATGTCAACGAGCTCATGTAGGTTTGAGAGGATGATGCAGAGCTATCAGGACgacgtattacaacatagttaTGGAGGAGCTTCTCGTGATACCCTCGGGCACATGATCCCCCGGGCTAGCTCTCGACCATACCTAAATGGGCAGATTGATGGTTTGACTCCGAACCAGTGGCAAGTGGCTGGTCCTGATCTGCCCTTCCCAAGTGCCCGGACTACGGAGAACAACGGCCGTCTTTACAGCATGGCAGACTATCAAAACCTCACGGTCGATGTCAATGGCTACGCGGTGTTTCGACCATCAAATGGATTCTGA
- the LOC130991284 gene encoding TNF receptor-associated factor homolog 1a-like isoform X1 — MSGPAAEEPGAGRSFEGDLSEQLQQQRCESGEALAEWRSSDQVENGTPSTSPPYWDSDDDDDGGPKPSDLYGKYTWKIEKFSQINKRELRSNAFEVGGYKWYILIYPQGCDVCNHLSLFLCVANHDKLLPGWSHFAQFTIAVVNKDPKKSKYSDTLHRFWKKEHDWGWKKFMELSKVLDGFIDADNLIIKAQVQVIRERAERPFRCLDCLYRRELVRVYLTNVEQICRRFVEERRGKLGKLIEEKARWSSFCSFWIGMDQTCRRRISREKTETILKVVVKHFFVEKEVTSTLVMDSLYSGLKALEGQYKGKMNKGKYAEGDEIPVPIVQIEKDMFVLVDDVLPLLERAALEPLPPKDEKGPQNRTKDGTLGEEFNKDSIERDERRLTELGRRTIEIFILAHVFNSKIEVAYQEAVALKKQEELIREEEAAWLAGIEHRAKRGAVDKEKKSKKKQAKQKRNNCKSKDKGKDDKSLSIVQDKIEQDIRIVKRKDSLVAESELLLEKSDAVEDLSDISDSEECIPEILPPDAEDRDVSPVNWDTDTSEMHPPTESSSSGISGLSSVQNGTEGRSSSVVDDSSSTCSSDSVPSVVISIPQRGNSHYQKNKKSPSRARNHQSKKNLNQAGWVKEEVSPPSKAVLDRVIKVNGSQSSKAVKSLSQVAHHSVRVVIAAEHQMAKDEDADSSRKFLTRSVDVDVSGDKEASLRTSPSKSIPSIAPPKFDLKAKVTGKKSSSNRLIQAERSAMLVSDTQKFATAKLTENLTSHRVHESEKPAIRPVIDTTDKPSPTSMPVISRPLSAPLIPDSVTAVSLVSVVPTAAVLARSVSAAGRLGLEPTAPSTHNHAPQSYRNAIVGGTAAGSLPAFTQNHSASSVVKASVSYSHTPPLVSTPMFSPHSSDWMEPNQSKPSFAFGMMSHHDRLQNRPLWVDSYQSENSRNQPGHCASQLDGMQSYDLYSSSRVRSQDHLQSGISACTTGRQNHVLTDEFPHLDIINDLLDDEHGVGNLSASGPAYQSFSNGSHYLNRHFSFPGDPAMSTSSCRFERMMQSYQDDVLQHSYGGASRDTLGHMIPRASSRPYLNGQIDGLTPNQWQVAGPDLPFPSARTTENNGRLYSMADYQNLTVDVNGYAVFRPSNGF; from the exons ATGAGTGGGCCTGCAGCTGAGGAGCCTGGCGCTGGAAGGTCGTTTGAAGGAGATTTGAGTGAGCAGCTACAGCAGCAGAGGTGTGAGTCTGGAGAAGCTTTGGCAGAATGGAGGTCTTCGGACCAGGTTGAGAATGGAACTCCGTCGACTTCACCCCCTTATTGGGATAGtgacgatgacgatgatggAG GTCCTAAACCATCTGACTTATATGGAAAGTATACTTGGAAAATTGAAAAGTTTTCACAAATTAACAAAAGGGAACTACGGAGCAATGCGTTTGAGGTTGGAGGCTATAAATG GTATATTTTGATTTACCCTCAAGGTTGTGATGTCTGCAATCACCTCTCTTTGTTTCTCTGTGTCGCCAATCATGACAAGCTTCTGCCAG GTTGGAGTCATTTTGCACAGTTCACTATTGCCGTGGTGAACAAAGATCCTAAAAAGTCAAAATATTCTG ATACATTACATCGTTTCTGGAAAAAGGAGCATGACTGGGGATGGAAGAAATTTATGGAGCTGTCAAAggtgttggatggatttattgATGCTGATAATTTGATAATTAAAGCTCAAGTGCAAGTTATAAG GGAGAGGGCAGAACGGCCATTTCGTTGTCTTGATTGTCTGTACAGGAGGGAACTTGTACGGGTATATTTGACAAATGTAGAACAAATATGCCGGCGTTTTGTGGAAGAGCGTCGAGGGAAACTTGGGAAGCTAATAGAAGAGAAAGCTAGATGGTCCAG CTTCTGCTCTTTCTGGATTGGTATGGACCAAACTTGCAGGCGCCGCATATCCCGAGAGAAAACAGAGACAATATTGAAAGTGGTCGTAAAGCATTTCTTTGTAGAGAAGGAAGTCACATCTACCCTTGTTATGGACTCATTGTACAGTGGTCTGAAAGCTCTTGAGGGCCAGTATAAGGGGAAAATGAACAAGGGTAAGTATGCGGAGGGTGATGAAATACCTGTTCCTATCGTTCAAATAGAGAAAGATATGTTTGTCTTGGTGGATGATGTGCTGCCACTGCTTGAGAGGGCTGCTCTGGAACCTTTGCCTCCAAAGGATGAGAAGGGACCTCAAAATCGTACAAAG GATGGGACTTTGGGGGAGGAGTTTAACAAAGATTCTATTGAACGTGATGAGAGGAGACTTACTGAACTGGGTCGCAGGACTATTGAGATATTCATTTTAGCCCATGTATTCAA CAGTAAAATTGAAGTTGCATACCAGGAGGCTGTTGCTCTGAAGAAGCAAGAAGAGCTCATACGTGAAGAGGAGGCAGCTTGGCTTGCTGGGATTGAGCACAGAGCAAAGCGTGGAGCAGTCGATAAGGAAAAGAAATCGAAAAAGAAACAG GCGAAGCAGAAACGAAATAATTGCAAAAGTAAAGACAAGGGAAAGGATGACAAGTCACTCAGTATTGTACAAGACAAAATTGAGCAAGATATACGCATTGTCAAGAGAAAAGACTCATTAGTCGCCGAGTCCGAATTGTTACTTGAAAAGTCCGATGCTGTGGAAGATCTTTCAGATATTTCTGATTCAGAGGAATGTATTCCAGAAATATTACCACCGGATGCAGAAGACCGAGATGTGAGTCCTGTCAATTGGGACACCGATACTTCGGAAATGCATCCTCCCACAGAATCCAGTAGCAGTGGGATTAGTGGACTTTCAAGTGTGCAAAATGGAACAGAAGGCAGAAGTTCATCTGTTGTGGATGATAGCTCATCCACTTGTTCGTCCGACTCAGTTCCTTCCGTTGTCATAAGTATCCCTCAGAGAGGCAATTCCCATTaccagaaaaataaaaaatctcctAGCAG GGcgagaaaccaccaaagcaaaaAAAATTTGAACCAAGCTGGTTGGGTTAAAGAAGAAGTATCTCCTCCATCTAAAGCTGTGCTAGATAGAGTGATTAAAGTTAATGGATCTCAAAGTTCGAAGGCTGTTAAATCTCTGTCTCAGGTGGCTCATCATTCGGTTAGGGTGGTAATTGCGGCTGAGCACCAAATGGCCAAG GACGAAGATGCTGACTCCTCTCGGAAGTTTCTCACCAGAAGTGTGGATGTAGACGTATCTGGGGATAAGGAAGCTTCTCTGCGCACGAGCCCTTCCAAAAGCATTCCATCTATTGCTCCTCCAAAATTTGACTTGAAGGCTAAGGTGACAGGCAAGAAATCATCTTCAAACAGGCTCATCCAAGCTGAGAGATCAGCCATGCTGGTTTCAGATACACAGAAGTTTGCAACGGCAAAGCTCACTGAAAATCTAACCAGTCATCGAGTGCACGAGAGTGAAAAGCCTGCAATACGGCCCGTGATAGATACAACTGACAAGCCTTCACCGACCTCAATGCCAGTTATATCAAGACCCTTGAGTGCCCCTCTAATTCCTGATTCTGTCACTGCTGTTTCTTTGGTTTCCGTTGTCCCGACAGCAGCTGTATTGGCCCGTTCAGTAAGTGCTGCTGGTCGCCTGGGGCTTGAACCTACTGCTCCATCAACTCACAACCATGCTCCACAGTCGTATCGGAATGCAATTGTGGGTGGCACTGCTGCTGGAAGTTTGCCTGCTTTTACTCAGAATCACTCTGCAAGTTCGGTGGTAAAGGCATCAGTTTCGTACTCACACACACCTCCCCTTGTGTCTACGCCCATGTTCTCACCGCATAGCTCTGATTGGATGGAACCAAATCAATCTAAACCAAGTTTTGCATTTGGAATGATGAGTCACCACGATAGATTACAGAACCGACCTCTCTGGGTAGACTCCTATCAGAGCGAAAACAGCAGGAACCAACCCGGTCATTGTGCTTCACAGCTTGATGGTATGCAAAGTTACGATTTATATAGTTCATCACGTGTCAGATCACAGGATCACCTTCAATCTGGGATCTCAGCCTGCACAACCGGTCGTCAGAACCATGTATTGACAGATGAGTTTCCACACCTAGACATCATCAATGACTTGCTTGATGATGAGCATGGAGTTGGAAATTTATCCGCCTCGGGCCCTGCTTATCAAAGTTTCAGCAATGGATCTCACTATTTGAACCGGCATTTCAGCTTCCCCGGCGACCCTGCCATGTCAACGAGCTCATGTAGGTTTGAGAGGATGATGCAGAGCTATCAGGACgacgtattacaacatagttaTGGAGGAGCTTCTCGTGATACCCTCGGGCACATGATCCCCCGGGCTAGCTCTCGACCATACCTAAATGGGCAGATTGATGGTTTGACTCCGAACCAGTGGCAAGTGGCTGGTCCTGATCTGCCCTTCCCAAGTGCCCGGACTACGGAGAACAACGGCCGTCTTTACAGCATGGCAGACTATCAAAACCTCACGGTCGATGTCAATGGCTACGCGGTGTTTCGACCATCAAATGGATTCTGA